The genomic region CCACCGGCCTGTAGATACCCTTCTTCTTGGCCTCCTCTAGCATCTCTAGTACCTTGTCGTCGCCTAGGTCGCGCCACTCAACATAGGCGTCTGCTACGGCGAAGACGGGGCCACCCCTAAGGTTGAGCACTGCCACCCTCCTGGCCTCCTCTGCGACCCTCTTGGAGCCGTCGATGCTCCCAGTGGGTGCTGCGGCGTAGACCCGTGCCCCCAGCCCGTTGAGAAACCTTGTGGCTGCGACCATTGTCCAGCCAGCAGCAATGCCGTCGTCAACGACAAGTACCGGTGTATTGTCTAGTCTCGGGTACCTAGGCGTGCCCCTCAGCAAGGCGAGTCTCCTCTTCACGGCCTCCGACGCCCTAGCCACCTGCTCCTCAG from Pyrofollis japonicus harbors:
- a CDS encoding phosphoribosyltransferase, with the protein product MPRPRIVYAIPAGGVPVGIVVAERLGAVLDVVPVKKATFPWTTEAGFGAVAPGGTVVVDKAVAALLGEEVAEEQVARASEAVKRRLALLRGTPRYPRLDNTPVLVVDDGIAAGWTMVAATRFLNGLGARVYAAAPTGSIDGSKRVAEEARRVAVLNLRGGPVFAVADAYVEWRDLGDDKVLEMLEEAKKKGIYRPVEAA